A window of the Nocardia sp. NBC_01329 genome harbors these coding sequences:
- a CDS encoding Dyp-type peroxidase: MAEHDRPRFDRRRFLGGGAAGAVGLGVGAATSAVLRDTDAGGPVAEPFYGAHQAGIATAPQARAVFLAMDLRPGTTRDDLVGALRIWTGDAARLTQGRPALADTEPELALRPARLTVTVGLGAGVFERCGLEAERPPWLAPLPPFPIDRLDPAFCGGDLLLQVCAGESTTVAHAVRVLCRSVRSLLSVRWVQRGFRDGAPGTPRNLMGQLDGTADIAASDFDRLVWDDGAARPWLAGGTSMVLRRIAMTLDTWDEIDPAARELTVGRTLATGAPLTGASEFDEPDFAAVDTNGIAVIPPSSHIARAHHRHEGERFHRRGYNYDDAPAAGAISNSGLLFTAYQRDLPTQFLPVQRRLAEFDALNVWTTPVGSAVFVIPPGAGGPGEYIGQALFES, encoded by the coding sequence GTGGCTGAACACGACAGGCCCCGCTTCGACCGGCGTCGCTTCCTGGGCGGTGGCGCCGCCGGCGCGGTGGGCCTCGGGGTCGGCGCGGCGACCTCGGCCGTGCTGCGTGATACCGATGCGGGCGGACCGGTAGCCGAACCGTTCTACGGCGCACACCAGGCCGGAATCGCAACCGCTCCGCAGGCCCGGGCGGTTTTCTTAGCCATGGACCTGCGTCCCGGGACGACTCGCGACGACCTCGTCGGAGCCCTTCGGATCTGGACCGGCGACGCCGCTCGCCTGACCCAGGGCCGCCCCGCGCTCGCCGATACCGAACCGGAACTGGCCTTGCGCCCCGCTCGGCTCACCGTCACGGTCGGCCTGGGGGCCGGTGTATTCGAACGTTGCGGGCTCGAAGCCGAACGCCCGCCGTGGCTGGCACCGTTGCCGCCGTTTCCGATCGACCGGCTCGACCCCGCCTTCTGTGGCGGGGATCTGCTGTTGCAGGTATGCGCCGGGGAATCGACGACGGTCGCACACGCGGTGCGGGTGTTGTGCCGGAGCGTGCGCTCGCTGCTGTCGGTGCGCTGGGTCCAGCGCGGATTCCGGGACGGGGCACCGGGAACACCGCGGAATCTGATGGGCCAACTGGACGGCACCGCCGATATCGCCGCCTCGGATTTCGATCGGCTGGTCTGGGACGACGGGGCCGCACGCCCCTGGCTCGCCGGCGGCACCTCGATGGTGCTGCGCAGGATAGCGATGACTCTGGACACCTGGGACGAAATCGATCCGGCGGCAAGGGAACTCACCGTCGGCCGCACCCTGGCCACCGGCGCGCCGTTGACCGGCGCCAGCGAGTTCGACGAACCGGATTTCGCGGCGGTGGATACCAACGGCATCGCGGTCATCCCGCCCTCGTCGCATATCGCTCGCGCCCACCACCGGCACGAGGGTGAACGATTCCACCGGCGCGGCTACAACTACGACGATGCCCCGGCGGCCGGTGCAATCTCGAACTCGGGTCTGCTCTTCACCGCCTACCAGCGCGATCTGCCGACCCAGTTCCTTCCGGTCCAGCGGCGGCTGGCCGAGTTCGACGCGTTGAACGTATGGACGACGCCGGTCGGCTCGGCGGTTTTCGTGATTCCGCCGGGAGCCGGGGGGCCCGGCGAGTACATCGGCCAGGCCTTGTTCGAATCCTGA
- a CDS encoding copper chaperone PCu(A)C, giving the protein MRVVAAAAAAPLFAIACSSGSSAPSTAADSVTITDQWAKAADGGMSAAFGRLRNSGEHEVTVASASSPVSATVELHEVATDGGGAKFMRPKTGGFVIPAHGELELAPGGEHIMFIDLRDALRTGTDAPVTLTFSDGSTTTFTAQVRDFSGNQEDYRPDGGARPPAHGG; this is encoded by the coding sequence CTGCGCGTGGTCGCCGCGGCGGCCGCGGCACCACTTTTCGCCATCGCCTGTTCCTCCGGGAGCAGCGCACCGTCCACCGCCGCCGATTCGGTGACGATCACCGATCAGTGGGCCAAGGCCGCCGACGGCGGGATGTCGGCTGCATTCGGCCGGCTTCGCAACTCCGGTGAGCACGAGGTCACCGTCGCCTCGGCGAGCAGTCCCGTATCCGCCACCGTCGAATTACACGAAGTCGCCACCGACGGTGGCGGCGCGAAGTTCATGCGGCCGAAGACAGGCGGTTTCGTCATCCCTGCCCACGGCGAACTGGAACTGGCCCCCGGCGGGGAGCACATCATGTTCATCGACCTGCGTGATGCGCTGCGCACGGGAACGGACGCTCCGGTCACCCTGACCTTCTCGGACGGTTCCACCACCACTTTCACCGCGCAGGTGCGTGATTTCTCCGGTAACCAGGAGGACTATCGGCCCGACGGCGGGGCCCGACCGCCCGCGCACGGTGGCTGA
- a CDS encoding MDR family MFS transporter gives MSSSVEAVTRQDPYAMSHREILESLTGLLAALFTALLSTTIVATALPTIIGDLRASQTAYAWVITTALLANAASTPIWGKLADLFNKKLLVQTSIVIFVAGSVMAGFAHNVTLLLAARVVQGIGMGGLTALVVAIIGSIVAPRERGRYSGYMGAVMAVSMSGGPILGGVIVDSPLGWRWCFFVCVPLALIALFLLQRTLRLPTDRKDDVSIDWFGAVLMTAGVSILLIWVSFAGKAGYYEWFSRESLLYVLAGVALLAATVWVESRAKSPIMPLRIVTERTTGLAIIASIAVGIGMFGATTFLGQYFQTARGYSPTVAGILTIPMVAGMLVASVGSGQLITRFGKWKPFVVGGAGLLVVGFGLLSTLDHATNLWLVGAFIAVVGLGVGMMMQNLVLAVQNTVSVHNIGAASSNVAFFRTFGGAIGVSVLGSVLATRVSELSAQGFHRLGIRTSGSGGSNLDLDSLPAPIATIVRASYGDATGRIFLIAAAAAVVALLATALLPNRPLRRTIDIDPGLDPMRSDDGDRPEQPGAAAAGEFDRGRREPALQR, from the coding sequence ATGTCTAGTTCAGTCGAGGCGGTGACGCGGCAAGATCCCTACGCGATGAGTCACCGTGAGATTCTCGAATCGCTCACCGGGCTGCTGGCCGCGTTGTTCACCGCGCTGCTCAGCACCACGATCGTGGCCACCGCGCTGCCCACGATCATCGGTGACCTGCGGGCATCGCAGACCGCCTACGCCTGGGTGATCACGACCGCACTGCTGGCCAATGCGGCGTCCACTCCGATCTGGGGCAAGCTCGCCGACCTGTTCAACAAGAAATTGCTGGTCCAGACCTCTATCGTCATCTTCGTGGCGGGCTCGGTCATGGCGGGTTTCGCACACAATGTGACCCTGCTGCTGGCCGCCCGTGTCGTACAGGGCATCGGGATGGGCGGTCTGACCGCGCTCGTCGTCGCCATCATCGGCAGTATCGTCGCGCCGCGTGAACGCGGTCGCTACTCCGGGTATATGGGCGCGGTGATGGCCGTGTCGATGTCGGGCGGACCCATCCTCGGCGGTGTGATCGTCGACAGCCCGCTCGGCTGGCGCTGGTGCTTCTTCGTCTGCGTCCCGCTCGCGCTGATCGCTCTGTTCCTGCTGCAACGCACCTTGCGTCTGCCCACCGATCGCAAGGACGACGTCTCCATCGACTGGTTCGGTGCCGTCCTGATGACCGCGGGTGTATCGATCCTGCTGATCTGGGTCTCGTTCGCCGGTAAAGCCGGGTACTACGAGTGGTTCTCCCGCGAATCACTGCTCTATGTACTGGCGGGTGTCGCGCTGCTCGCGGCGACCGTATGGGTCGAGTCGCGCGCGAAATCGCCGATCATGCCATTGCGGATCGTCACCGAACGGACCACCGGGCTGGCGATCATCGCGTCCATCGCGGTGGGTATCGGTATGTTCGGCGCGACCACCTTCCTCGGGCAGTACTTCCAGACCGCGCGGGGATACTCACCGACCGTCGCCGGCATCCTGACAATCCCGATGGTCGCGGGCATGCTCGTCGCCTCGGTGGGTTCCGGTCAGCTGATCACTCGCTTCGGCAAGTGGAAGCCGTTCGTCGTCGGCGGCGCCGGTCTGCTGGTCGTGGGCTTCGGTCTGCTCAGCACCCTCGATCACGCCACGAATCTCTGGCTGGTCGGCGCGTTCATCGCAGTCGTCGGCCTGGGCGTCGGCATGATGATGCAGAACCTGGTGCTGGCCGTACAGAACACCGTGAGCGTGCACAATATCGGCGCTGCGTCCAGCAATGTCGCCTTCTTCCGCACCTTCGGTGGCGCTATCGGCGTCTCGGTCCTGGGTTCGGTCCTGGCGACCCGCGTAAGCGAACTGTCCGCCCAGGGTTTCCACCGGCTGGGCATCCGGACCTCCGGGAGCGGCGGCAGCAACCTGGACCTGGACAGCCTGCCGGCACCGATCGCCACTATCGTGCGCGCGTCCTACGGCGACGCCACCGGCCGGATCTTCCTGATCGCCGCGGCCGCCGCGGTGGTGGCACTCTTGGCTACCGCCCTGCTGCCCAACCGCCCGCTGCGTCGCACGATCGATATCGATCCCGGGCTCGATCCGATGCGCTCCGACGACGGAGACCGACCGGAACAGCCCGGCGCGGCGGCGGCCGGCGAATTCGACCGTGGTCGAAGGGAGCCCGCGCTACAGCGCTGA
- a CDS encoding MarR family winged helix-turn-helix transcriptional regulator produces MGIPPGTAQGILDELFLISRALRRSLAQPEEGRLLPGGISVLVNLESAGPCRQVDLACQIGISASAMSRHITELVADGYVLRNTDPSDGRAIRVEVSPTGLELLGRIRESRIRGLQEVLADWTVEDAEHAHQILNTLRSRLIDRDSRSAAPENHKHPHSSPSAPTQRSVTEGPEPESKESQEIDV; encoded by the coding sequence ATGGGAATTCCCCCCGGCACAGCACAGGGCATACTCGACGAACTCTTCCTCATCAGCCGGGCGCTCCGGCGTTCCCTCGCTCAGCCCGAAGAGGGCCGGCTGCTGCCGGGCGGAATCAGTGTCCTGGTCAACCTCGAATCGGCCGGTCCGTGCCGGCAGGTCGACCTCGCCTGCCAGATAGGTATCAGCGCGTCGGCCATGAGCCGCCACATCACCGAACTTGTCGCCGACGGTTACGTCCTGCGCAATACCGACCCCAGTGACGGGCGCGCCATTCGCGTCGAGGTATCCCCCACCGGTCTGGAACTGCTCGGCCGGATCCGGGAATCCCGGATCCGCGGTCTGCAGGAGGTACTGGCGGACTGGACGGTGGAAGACGCCGAGCACGCCCACCAGATCCTGAACACCCTCCGCAGTCGTCTCATCGACCGGGACAGTCGCAGTGCCGCGCCCGAAAACCACAAGCATCCGCACAGCTCACCATCCGCGCCCACGCAGCGCAGCGTCACGGAAGGACCCGAGCCGGAATCGAAAGAGAGTCAGGAAATAGATGTCTAG
- a CDS encoding TIGR03564 family F420-dependent LLM class oxidoreductase: protein MRIGVALPTDYYNQLTPGVNPVDYLLDQARTVAGLGVSAVWLTQRFDYDALTVAALIGRELPDITVGTAIVPIHPRHPNALAMQAQTAQAASTGRFELGLGSSLPEIAAGYGNTHPRIRYLREYLTALRDLLHTGAVDHIGDTLVAKSPTRSMMPTVNSPVPILLATSGPLTLQVAAEFADGALPLLTGPDTLAEFTIPTLARHAAAAARPTPRVIAVVGGVVTADVAAARDRAALQMDRYGKMPTYRSLLDREKVSDPVELAVIGDEQTMADAVARYAEAGADELIFTLTAIGSARDEERTWALLGELSRTGSA from the coding sequence ATGCGAATCGGCGTTGCCCTGCCAACCGACTACTACAACCAGCTCACCCCGGGTGTGAATCCCGTCGACTACCTGCTCGACCAGGCCCGCACAGTGGCTGGGCTCGGCGTGTCCGCAGTCTGGCTCACCCAGCGGTTCGACTACGACGCACTGACAGTTGCCGCGCTGATCGGGCGCGAGCTACCGGACATCACGGTCGGAACGGCGATCGTCCCGATCCACCCACGCCACCCCAACGCACTGGCCATGCAAGCGCAAACAGCGCAAGCGGCCAGCACCGGCCGCTTCGAACTCGGCCTCGGTTCGTCGCTGCCGGAGATCGCCGCCGGCTACGGCAACACCCACCCACGGATCCGCTACCTACGCGAATACCTCACCGCCCTACGCGATCTGCTCCACACCGGCGCGGTCGACCACATCGGCGACACACTGGTGGCCAAATCACCGACACGCAGCATGATGCCGACGGTCAACTCTCCGGTCCCCATACTGCTGGCCACTTCGGGACCGCTGACCCTGCAGGTCGCAGCCGAATTCGCCGACGGTGCCCTCCCGCTGCTCACCGGTCCCGACACCCTGGCCGAATTCACGATCCCCACACTCGCTCGACACGCTGCGGCAGCAGCTCGGCCGACGCCCCGCGTGATAGCCGTGGTGGGCGGAGTAGTCACCGCCGACGTCGCCGCCGCCCGCGATCGCGCGGCGCTGCAGATGGACAGATACGGCAAGATGCCGACATACCGGAGTTTGCTGGACCGTGAGAAAGTGTCCGATCCGGTGGAATTGGCGGTGATCGGCGACGAGCAGACCATGGCCGACGCGGTAGCCCGCTACGCCGAGGCCGGCGCCGACGAACTGATCTTCACACTGACCGCGATAGGGTCGGCGCGCGACGAGGAGCGAACTTGGGCATTGCTCGGTGAATTGAGCAGAACCGGAAGCGCATGA
- a CDS encoding TetR family transcriptional regulator, with product MTPEPGLRERKRQHTHAAISDAALRLFLADGFDAVSVVDIAAAAEVSKRTLFKYFPSKEDLVVHRFADHVDEAAHAVRNRAHGQAPLTALRTAFRTGLDNREPSTGLCEAPEVLACYRLVLDTPALTARLARFLTSGECALAQALGPPGDLDARLAASVIIAVQRNLSEANWHALVSGRTAAQRHPVAVAEAERAFDLLVRGIGDRFPVA from the coding sequence ATGACCCCCGAACCGGGCCTGCGCGAGCGCAAGAGACAGCACACTCACGCAGCTATCTCCGACGCCGCCCTCCGGCTGTTTCTCGCTGACGGGTTCGACGCGGTGTCGGTTGTGGATATCGCAGCCGCCGCCGAGGTATCCAAGCGCACACTGTTCAAATACTTCCCCTCCAAAGAGGACCTCGTTGTGCACCGGTTCGCCGACCACGTGGATGAGGCTGCCCACGCGGTACGAAACCGGGCACACGGGCAGGCGCCCCTGACTGCCCTGCGCACCGCATTCCGCACCGGCCTGGACAACCGCGAACCCAGCACCGGCCTGTGCGAGGCGCCCGAGGTGCTGGCCTGCTACCGACTGGTACTGGATACCCCGGCGTTGACCGCACGGCTCGCCCGGTTTCTCACCAGCGGAGAATGTGCACTCGCCCAGGCACTCGGACCGCCAGGAGACCTGGACGCACGGCTCGCTGCCAGCGTGATCATCGCGGTGCAACGCAACCTCAGCGAGGCCAACTGGCACGCACTGGTCAGCGGCCGCACGGCAGCACAGCGGCATCCGGTGGCAGTCGCAGAGGCGGAACGTGCCTTCGACCTACTCGTCAGGGGTATCGGTGATCGGTTCCCAGTTGCCTGA
- the nuoN gene encoding NADH-quinone oxidoreductase subunit NuoN has product MSAELPASAVIAASVPAPSIEYHVLAPILIVLGAAVVGVLVDAFFPRPWRYPAQLILALGALVAALVSVLLLAGTATTAAVGAVAVDGVTLFLQGTLLLVGILSVLFVAERGPLPRPRSGPGTWSRATATADYGMDAFTPQASAVPGSGAERSAATAGITPTEVFPLLLLALGGLLLFPAANDLLTMFVALEVLSLPLYLLCGLARRRRLLSQEAALKYFLLGAFSSAFFLYGVALLYGQAGTVRLAGIADALAADSGAPTLALLGVAMLSVGLLFKIGAVPFQAWVPDVYQGAPTPITAFMAAATKIAALGALLRVLSVGVPGIADDWRPVLAAIAVATMLVGAILAITQTDMKRMLAYSSIAHTGFLLTALVAADDRGVAATLFYLFVYGLGTLGAFAIVSMVREPDGTEATALARWAGLGRRAPWLAGMFALLLLSFAGIPVTAGFVAKFAVFQAAAGSDAGLLVIVGVLASAIAAFFYIRVIVLMFFTDPPADPPEVVGPPAATTVAGVAALASVVLGIAPQPLLDLADRAGEFVR; this is encoded by the coding sequence ATGAGCGCTGAGCTGCCCGCGAGCGCGGTAATCGCCGCGTCCGTACCCGCGCCGAGTATCGAGTACCACGTGCTGGCACCCATTCTCATCGTCTTGGGGGCGGCCGTGGTCGGGGTTCTGGTCGATGCGTTCTTCCCACGACCGTGGCGGTACCCCGCGCAATTGATCCTGGCCCTGGGCGCATTGGTGGCCGCGCTGGTGTCCGTGCTGCTACTTGCGGGAACCGCGACCACGGCCGCGGTCGGGGCGGTCGCCGTGGACGGGGTCACCCTGTTCCTACAGGGCACACTGCTGCTCGTCGGCATTCTGTCGGTGCTGTTCGTCGCCGAGCGGGGCCCGCTGCCCCGGCCGCGATCCGGTCCGGGGACCTGGAGCCGCGCCACCGCGACCGCGGACTACGGGATGGACGCCTTCACACCGCAGGCCTCGGCGGTCCCGGGCAGCGGCGCCGAACGGTCCGCGGCCACCGCCGGTATCACCCCCACCGAAGTGTTCCCGCTTCTGCTGCTGGCGCTGGGCGGCCTACTGCTCTTCCCCGCCGCCAACGATCTGCTCACCATGTTCGTCGCCTTGGAAGTGCTCTCCCTGCCGCTGTATCTGCTGTGCGGTCTGGCCCGCCGGCGTCGGCTGCTCTCGCAAGAGGCGGCGCTGAAGTACTTCCTGCTCGGCGCGTTCTCCTCGGCTTTCTTCCTCTACGGGGTTGCGCTGCTGTACGGCCAGGCCGGAACAGTCCGCCTCGCAGGTATCGCCGACGCACTCGCCGCCGACTCCGGCGCGCCCACCCTGGCGCTGCTGGGAGTCGCGATGCTGTCCGTGGGGCTGCTGTTCAAGATCGGCGCGGTGCCGTTCCAGGCATGGGTCCCCGATGTGTACCAGGGCGCCCCCACCCCGATCACCGCGTTCATGGCGGCCGCGACCAAGATCGCCGCACTGGGCGCGCTGCTACGGGTGCTGTCGGTGGGTGTGCCGGGGATCGCCGACGACTGGCGACCGGTGCTCGCGGCGATCGCGGTCGCCACCATGCTGGTGGGCGCGATCCTCGCGATCACGCAGACCGATATGAAGCGGATGCTCGCGTATTCGTCCATCGCGCATACCGGGTTCCTGCTCACCGCCCTGGTCGCCGCCGATGATCGCGGTGTCGCCGCGACGCTGTTCTATCTGTTCGTCTACGGGCTCGGCACGCTCGGCGCCTTCGCGATCGTGAGTATGGTGCGCGAGCCCGACGGGACCGAGGCGACCGCGCTGGCGCGCTGGGCCGGCCTGGGCCGGCGCGCCCCTTGGCTCGCCGGCATGTTCGCGTTGCTGCTGCTGTCGTTCGCCGGGATCCCCGTCACCGCCGGTTTCGTCGCCAAATTCGCGGTCTTCCAGGCCGCCGCCGGTAGCGACGCCGGACTGCTGGTGATCGTCGGTGTCCTGGCCAGCGCGATCGCCGCGTTCTTCTATATCCGGGTGATCGTGCTGATGTTCTTCACCGACCCACCGGCCGACCCACCCGAAGTGGTCGGTCCGCCCGCCGCGACCACGGTCGCGGGAGTCGCCGCTCTCGCGAGCGTGGTCCTCGGCATCGCCCCGCAACCGCTCCTGGACCTGGCCGATCGCGCCGGCGAATTCGTCCGCTGA
- a CDS encoding NADH-quinone oxidoreductase subunit M — MSAVPWLSVLWLLPVVGAAVVLLLPAAQRLLARWVGLVVAIATFGVALWVAAAFQPGGDQFQFVESHSWIPAFGAGYTLGVDGIALVLVLLTAGLVPLLIVAGWHDDREVGTGKRVAHTYIALTLLVEAMVLVSFLSLDILLFYVFFEAMLIPMYFLIGGFGPRTDDAQVRQQRSRAAVKFLLYNLFGGLIMLAAVIGLYVLTVQQDLGTDGAGTFDLRAVVAAANSGQLGAGPAVLNALFLGFLFAFAVKAPLWPLHTWLPDAAVSATPASAVLMMAVVDKVGTFGMLRYCLLLFPTAVDTYAPLVITLAVIGIIYGALLAIGQTDVMRLIAYTSISHFGFIVLGIFAMTSQGQTGATLYMVNHGLSTAALFLVAGFLVSRRGSRVIADYGGVQKVAPVLAGSFFIAGLATLSLPGLAPFVSEFLVLIGTFSRYQVAAVIAAGALVLAAVYVLWLYQRMMTGPVAEGSERIRDLVPRELVVVVPLLGALIFFGVYPKPMLDFIDPAVTQTLTTVGSIDPSPPVPAKPEAANSGGVRHER, encoded by the coding sequence GTGAGCGCCGTGCCCTGGTTGTCCGTGCTCTGGCTGTTGCCCGTGGTGGGCGCGGCGGTCGTACTCCTGCTGCCGGCCGCGCAGCGACTACTGGCTCGCTGGGTCGGCCTGGTGGTCGCGATCGCGACCTTCGGGGTGGCACTGTGGGTGGCCGCCGCGTTCCAGCCCGGCGGCGATCAGTTCCAGTTCGTCGAATCCCATTCCTGGATACCGGCTTTCGGAGCCGGATACACCCTCGGGGTGGACGGGATCGCGCTGGTCCTGGTGCTGCTCACCGCCGGCCTGGTGCCACTGCTCATCGTCGCCGGCTGGCACGACGATCGCGAGGTGGGCACCGGAAAACGGGTGGCACACACCTATATCGCGCTGACTCTGCTGGTCGAGGCCATGGTGCTGGTGTCCTTCCTGTCCCTGGACATCCTGCTGTTCTATGTGTTCTTCGAGGCCATGCTCATCCCGATGTACTTCCTCATCGGCGGTTTCGGGCCGCGCACCGACGATGCGCAGGTCCGGCAGCAGCGCTCCCGCGCGGCGGTGAAATTCCTGCTGTACAACCTCTTCGGCGGCCTGATCATGCTCGCCGCGGTGATCGGCCTCTACGTGCTCACCGTTCAGCAGGACCTCGGCACCGACGGCGCCGGAACCTTCGATCTGCGCGCAGTGGTGGCGGCCGCCAACTCCGGGCAGCTCGGCGCCGGACCGGCGGTCCTCAATGCCCTGTTCCTCGGTTTCCTGTTCGCGTTCGCGGTGAAGGCTCCCCTGTGGCCGTTGCACACCTGGTTACCGGACGCGGCCGTCTCCGCCACTCCGGCGAGCGCGGTGCTGATGATGGCGGTGGTGGACAAGGTGGGCACCTTCGGCATGTTGCGGTACTGCCTGCTGCTCTTCCCCACCGCGGTCGATACCTATGCGCCGCTGGTGATCACCCTGGCCGTAATCGGCATCATCTACGGCGCTCTACTCGCCATCGGACAGACCGATGTGATGCGGCTCATCGCCTACACCTCGATCTCGCATTTCGGTTTCATCGTGCTCGGTATCTTCGCGATGACCAGTCAGGGTCAGACCGGCGCGACCCTGTACATGGTCAATCACGGCCTGTCCACGGCGGCACTGTTCCTGGTGGCCGGTTTCCTGGTCTCGCGGCGTGGTAGCCGGGTCATCGCCGACTACGGCGGTGTGCAGAAGGTGGCGCCGGTACTGGCCGGAAGCTTCTTCATCGCGGGCCTGGCCACCCTGTCGCTGCCCGGGCTGGCTCCGTTCGTCAGTGAATTCCTGGTTCTGATCGGCACTTTCAGCAGATATCAGGTGGCCGCGGTCATCGCGGCCGGCGCCCTGGTCCTGGCCGCCGTCTACGTGCTGTGGCTGTACCAGCGGATGATGACGGGCCCGGTGGCGGAGGGCAGCGAACGGATCCGGGATCTGGTCCCTCGCGAACTCGTGGTCGTCGTCCCGCTGCTCGGCGCGCTGATCTTCTTCGGCGTCTATCCGAAGCCGATGCTCGACTTCATCGACCCCGCGGTGACCCAGACTCTCACCACCGTCGGCAGTATCGATCCATCACCGCCGGTCCCGGCAAAGCCGGAGGCGGCGAACTCCGGAGGTGTGCGCCATGAGCGCTGA
- the nuoL gene encoding NADH-quinone oxidoreductase subunit L, with amino-acid sequence MDTATLWLLPALPLAGAAVLLLTGRRSDAWGHLLATVTALASFVVAVIAFFGMLGRSGPDRAVASDLFSWVPVAGLQVDFGLALDQLSICFALLITGVGSLIHIYSVGYMRHDPGRRRFFAYLNLFLAAMLLLVLANNYLVLYLGWEGVGLASYLLIGFWYHKPSAATAAKKAFVVNRVGDMGLAIAMMIMFTTFGSLDFSAVFAASPGASDATLTAVGLFLLLAACGKSAQVPLQSWLGDAMEGPTPVSALIHAATMVTAGVYLIARSNPIYDLAPTARVAVVVVGAVTLLFGAIIGCAKDDIKKALAASTMSQIGYMVLAVGLGPAGYAVAIMHLLTHGFFKAGLFLGAGSVMHAMDDETDMRRYGGLRTLLPITYVTFGLGYLAIIGVPPFAGFFSKDRIIEAAFAAEGAAGPILGTVTLLGAGLTAFYMTRVMLLTFFGARRWKPDTHPHESSAVMTGPMILLALGSVGAGAVFVWGSSLQNWLAPVVGEHHGEPILPVPVITGLALAVVAVGVAVAYRQYGRSEVPDSAPEQVTALTVAARHDLYGDAVNEATFMRPGRHLTRALVFLDNRGIDGLVNGTAAVIGGLSARARRIQTGFVRSYALSMFAGAALVAAALLAVRIW; translated from the coding sequence GTGGATACCGCAACGCTGTGGCTGCTGCCCGCCCTGCCCCTGGCCGGCGCCGCCGTATTGCTGCTCACCGGGCGTCGTTCCGACGCATGGGGCCATCTGCTCGCCACCGTGACCGCACTGGCCTCGTTCGTCGTGGCGGTGATCGCGTTCTTCGGGATGCTGGGGCGTTCCGGCCCCGATCGCGCGGTGGCATCGGACCTGTTCAGCTGGGTTCCGGTAGCCGGGCTCCAGGTCGATTTCGGGCTGGCTCTGGACCAGTTGTCGATCTGCTTCGCACTGTTGATCACCGGTGTCGGATCGCTCATCCACATCTACTCTGTCGGCTACATGCGCCACGACCCCGGGCGACGCCGGTTCTTCGCCTATCTGAACCTCTTCCTCGCGGCCATGCTGCTGCTGGTACTGGCGAACAACTACCTGGTGCTGTACCTGGGTTGGGAAGGTGTGGGCCTGGCCTCGTATCTGCTGATCGGGTTCTGGTACCACAAGCCCTCGGCGGCCACGGCCGCCAAGAAGGCATTCGTAGTCAACCGGGTCGGTGATATGGGCTTGGCGATAGCCATGATGATCATGTTCACCACCTTCGGATCCCTCGATTTCTCGGCGGTTTTCGCAGCCTCGCCCGGGGCGAGCGATGCCACGCTGACGGCGGTGGGCCTGTTCCTGCTACTGGCCGCGTGCGGTAAATCCGCTCAGGTACCGCTGCAATCGTGGCTCGGGGACGCCATGGAGGGTCCCACTCCGGTATCGGCACTCATCCACGCCGCCACCATGGTCACCGCCGGTGTTTACCTGATCGCCCGCTCCAACCCGATCTACGACCTCGCGCCCACCGCCCGGGTCGCGGTGGTGGTGGTGGGTGCGGTGACCCTGCTGTTCGGCGCGATCATCGGTTGCGCCAAGGACGACATCAAGAAGGCGCTCGCCGCCTCCACCATGAGCCAGATCGGCTATATGGTGCTGGCCGTCGGTCTCGGCCCCGCCGGTTACGCGGTGGCCATCATGCATCTGCTGACCCACGGTTTCTTCAAGGCGGGCCTGTTCCTGGGCGCCGGTTCGGTCATGCACGCCATGGACGACGAAACCGATATGCGGCGCTACGGAGGCTTGCGCACTCTGCTGCCGATCACCTACGTCACCTTCGGTCTCGGGTATCTCGCGATCATCGGTGTCCCGCCGTTCGCCGGGTTCTTCTCCAAGGACCGCATCATCGAGGCCGCTTTCGCCGCCGAAGGCGCCGCCGGTCCGATCCTGGGGACCGTCACCCTCCTCGGTGCCGGGCTCACCGCGTTCTACATGACGCGGGTGATGCTGTTGACCTTCTTCGGTGCGCGGCGCTGGAAACCCGACACCCACCCACACGAATCCTCGGCTGTGATGACAGGTCCGATGATCTTGCTGGCGCTCGGCTCGGTCGGCGCCGGAGCGGTTTTCGTCTGGGGGTCCTCGCTGCAGAACTGGCTCGCTCCGGTCGTCGGCGAACACCACGGGGAACCGATTCTGCCGGTCCCGGTGATCACCGGACTCGCGCTGGCGGTGGTCGCGGTGGGCGTAGCGGTCGCCTACCGGCAGTACGGGCGCAGCGAGGTACCCGACAGCGCACCGGAACAGGTGACCGCGCTGACCGTGGCCGCCCGGCACGATCTCTACGGTGACGCGGTCAACGAAGCCACCTTCATGCGGCCCGGACGTCACCTGACCCGTGCCCTGGTCTTCCTCGACAACCGCGGCATCGACGGCCTCGTCAACGGCACCGCCGCGGTCATCGGCGGACTGTCCGCGCGAGCCCGCCGGATCCAGACCGGTTTCGTTCGTTCGTATGCCCTGTCCATGTTCGCCGGCGCGGCCCTGGTGGCCGCAGCCCTGCTGGCCGTGAGGATCTGGTGA